One window from the genome of Musa acuminata AAA Group cultivar baxijiao chromosome BXJ1-4, Cavendish_Baxijiao_AAA, whole genome shotgun sequence encodes:
- the LOC135671361 gene encoding protein translation factor SUI1 homolog 2: protein MSDLNVQIPTAFDPFADANAEDSGAGTKDYVHIRIQQRNGRKSLTTVQGLKKEFSYNKILKDLKKEFCCNGTVVQDPELGQVIQLQGDQRKNVSSFLVQAGIVKKEHIKIHGF from the exons ATGTCTGATCTCAACGTCCAGATCCCAACCGCTTTTG ATCCCTTTGCTGATGCTAATGCTGAGGACTCTGGTGCTGGCACAAAGGATTATGTGCACATCCGCATACAACAGCGGAACGGCAGGAAGAGTCTGACTACTGTGCAAGGATTAAAGAAAGAATTCAGCTACAATAAGATCTTGAAGGATCTGAAAAAGGAATTCTGCTGTAATGGTACTGTGGTCCAAGACCCAGAGTTGGGGCAG GTCATTCAACTTCAAGGTGATCAGAGGAAGAATGTTTCCAGCTTCTTAGTTCAG GCTGGAATTGTGAAGAAGGAGCATATTAAGATTCATGGTTTTTGA
- the LOC135672645 gene encoding uncharacterized protein LOC135672645 translates to MGFISGLVNVVVVLFSCVVAVAVPLIVAQICLPGWLYPAPLVELKQWYGEVFGDYLVTEKPHFFTGLVWVDIAFVWPLSLANVYGILARRPWVSTTSLMAGVSTATSMAAIMAELLGSGKASEQLLQIYFPFGVFALLAILRGLFYRPRRATSTSHASSSRKKRA, encoded by the exons ATGGGATTCATCTCGGGGCTCGTCAACGTCGTGGTGGTGCTCTTCTCCTgtgtggtggcggtggcggtgccgCTGATCGTCGCCCAGATCTGCCTCCCCGGGTGGCTCTACCCGGCGCCGCTGGTGGAGCTGAAGCAGTGGTATGGCGAGGTTTTCGGCGACTATCTGGTGACCGAGAAGCCTCACTTCTTCACCGGCCTCGTGTGGGTCGACATCGCCTTCGTCTGGCCCCTTTCCTTAGCCAATGTCTACGGCATCCTCGCCCGTCGCCCCTGGGTCTCCACCACCTCCCTCATGGCCGGCGTCTCCACTGCCACCTCTATG GCTGCTATAATGGCGGAGCTTCTGGGTTCAGGCAAAGCATCGGAGCAGCTGCTTCAAATTTATTTTCCTTTTGGGGTTTTTGCCCTTTTAGCAATTTTGCGCGGACTCTTCTATCGACCTCGACGTGCCACTTCTACGTCTCATGCCTCGTCATCCAGGAAGAAGAGGGCTTAG
- the LOC135672646 gene encoding transcription factor MYB97-like — protein MVEQEEARGSGERGMGGGGEELKKGPWTPAEDAILVEHVRRHGEGNWNAVRRHSGLARCGKSCRLRWANHLRPNLKKGSFAPDEELLILRLHAQLGNKWARIAAQLPGRTDNEIKNYWNTRLKRRQRAGLPIYPPDLQEAVRFDRHHQQQHQAPISPRPLTPPPLLNPVDFHPPPRISLPPLPQNPFACQLGFGFLVSPLAPPPTPNSLFQQQHQIGPPPPLSPAFAVETELPSCQSYSGLVGGDNGQSSSGLLESLLQGTGVAEDMRIGELLALQAADEQVARWAQIFGDDGDEGIKEASQGFSLGSATKLDRDMGTEIKCEPPGGGSPMKGDTSTLLDVQALTMSLVLKSNELASSLSITSADEDCNISSWPWSNMPGIR, from the exons ATGGTGGAGCAGGAGGAGGCGAGGGGATCCGGAGAAAGAGGAATGGGTGGAGGTGGCGAGGAACTGAAGAAGGGGCCGTGGACGCCGGCGGAGGACGCGATCCTGGTGGAGCACGTGCGGCGGCACGGGGAGGGGAACTGGAACGCGGTGCGGCGACACAGCGGGCTGGCCCGATGCGGCAAGAGCTGCCGCCTCCGCTGGGCCAACCACCTCCGCCCCAACCTCAAGAAAGGATCTTTCGCCCCCGATGAGGAGCTCCTCATCCTCCGCCTCCATGCCCAGCTCGGCAATAAATGGGCACGCATCGCCGCCCAA CTGCCCGGGAGgacggacaacgagatcaagaactactggaacacccgCCTCAAGCGGCGGCAACGTGCCGGTCTGCCCATCTACCCGCCGGATCTGCAAGAGGCCGTCAGGTTCGACCGCCACCATCAGCAGCAGCATCAGGCTCCCATATCGCCTCGCCCACTGACGCCGCCCCCGTTGCTAAATCCCGTCGACTTTCACCCTCCGCCGCGAATATCCCTTCCACCGCTCCCGCAGAATCCATTCGCCTGTCAGCTTGGTTTCGGGTTCCTGGTCTCGCCCCTCGCGCCACCACCCACCCCGAATTCTCTGTTTCAGCAGCAGCATCAGATTGGTCCGCCGCCACCGCTGTCACCAGCGTTCGCAGTGGAAACGGAGCTCCCTTCATGCCAATCGTACTCGGGGCTGGTCGGAGGGGACAACGGGCAGAGCAGTAGCGGGCTACTGGAGTCCCTGCTGCAGGGCACAGGCGTTGCCGAGGATATGAGGATCGGTGAGCTGTTGGCCCTGCAGGCGGCGGACGAGCAGGTCGCCCGGTGGGCGCAAATTTTCGGCGACGACGGTGACGAAGGGATCAAGGAGGCCTCTCAAGGCTTTTCTTTGGGTTCTGCCACCAAGTTGGATCGTGACATGG GAACCGAGATCAAATGCGAGCCACCGGGTGGTGGCAGCCCCATGAAAGGCGACACATCCACGCTGCTCGACGTCCAAGCACTCACAATGTCGTTGGTCCTGAAGAGCAATGAgttggcttcttccctttccatcacGTCTGCAGACGAAGACTGCAACATCAGCTCATGGCCATGGAGCAACATGCCCGGAATCCGCTGA
- the LOC135581081 gene encoding autophagy-related protein 8C-like: MAKSPFRLEHSLEKRQAEASRIRGKYPDRIPVIVEKAERSAIPDIDKKKYLVPADLTVGQFVYVIRKRINLSAEKAIFMFVNNTLPPTASMMSTIYEAHRDEDGYLYMMYNGENTFGSSYDDMPVD; this comes from the exons ATGGCGAAGAGCCCCTTCAGACTCGAGCACTCCCTCG AAAAGAGGCAAGCAGAAGCCAGTCGTATCAGAGGGAAATATCCTGACAGGATTCCT GTGATTGTTGAGAAGGCTGAAAGGAGTGCCATACCAGACATTGACAAGAAGAA GTACCTGGTTCCTGCAGATTTAACGGTTGGACAATTTGTTTATGTTATTCGAAAGAGGATTAATCTCAGTGCAGAGAAGGCCATCTTCATGTTTGTCAATAACACGTTACCACCCACAG CTTCTATGATGTCTACGATCTACGAGGCACACAGGGATGAAGATGGTTATCTTTACATGATGTACAATGGCGAGAACACATTTGGTTCCTCTTACGATGATATGCctgtagattaa